A single genomic interval of Microbacterium oleivorans harbors:
- a CDS encoding NUDIX domain-containing protein, protein MPELRDEPVEPDVVSSELVYSGRVWDVRSETVRFGDGEITRQFVDHPGAAAVVAIDDEQRVVLIQQYRHPIRHRDWEIPAGLLDVAGEPPIETARRELAEEVDLVAETLEPLVSIFTTPGGNDEVIHVFLARGLSPAPSAYEREDEEADMRVERVPLADAVDGVLAGRFRNGILATGVLAAAERLRRG, encoded by the coding sequence ATGCCTGAGCTGCGCGACGAGCCCGTCGAGCCCGATGTCGTCTCGAGCGAGCTGGTCTACTCCGGCCGCGTCTGGGACGTCCGCAGTGAGACGGTGCGGTTCGGCGACGGTGAGATCACGCGCCAGTTCGTGGACCACCCCGGTGCCGCGGCGGTGGTGGCGATCGACGACGAGCAGCGCGTCGTGCTCATCCAGCAGTACCGCCACCCGATCCGGCATCGCGACTGGGAGATCCCGGCCGGACTCCTGGACGTCGCCGGCGAGCCCCCCATCGAGACCGCGCGTCGCGAGCTCGCGGAAGAGGTCGACCTGGTCGCCGAGACCCTGGAGCCGCTCGTGAGCATCTTCACGACGCCGGGCGGGAACGACGAGGTCATCCACGTCTTCCTCGCGCGCGGACTCAGCCCGGCCCCGAGCGCCTACGAGCGCGAGGACGAAGAGGCCGACATGCGCGTGGAGCGTGTGCCGCTGGCGGATGCGGTGGACGGCGTGCTCGCGGGCCGGTTCCGCAACGGCATCCTCGCCACCGGAGTGCTCGCCGCCGCCGAACGGCTGCGCCGGGGCTGA
- a CDS encoding CTP synthase: MTDTHRAASSLDTTKHIFVTGGVVSSLGKGLTAASLGNLLTARGLRVVMQKLDPYLNVDPGTMNPFQHGEVFVTDDGAETDLDIGHYERFLDIELSQAANVTTGQIYSQVIAKERRGEYLGDTVQVIPHITDEIKRRMRLQATEDPRPDVIITEVGGTVGDIESQPFLEAARQLRHELGRDSVFFVHVSLVPFMGASGEQKTKPTQHSVAALRQVGIQPDALVLRSDRPVSESNRNKIALMCDVDVEGVVNTVDLPSIYDIPSTLNDQGLDAYIARRLGLAEKADEVDWTRWNKVLDAVHNPKHEVTIGLVGKYIDLPDAYLSVTEALKAGGFAQETKVNVTWIPSDLCETPAGAEKALAAVDGIVVPGGFGIRGIEGKLGALKFAREQGIPTLGICLGLQCMVIEYARNEAGLTGASSSEFDPDTEFPVIATMAEQVDIIAGGDLGGTMRLGLYEAELAEGSLAAEVYGATKASERHRHRYEVNNRYRDQIAEAGMVFSGLSPDRNLVEYVELPRDVHPYYIATQAHPELRSRPTEANPLFRGLIAAALDRHRSSELFEVEDA; encoded by the coding sequence GTGACGGACACTCATCGCGCGGCCTCTTCTCTCGACACCACCAAGCACATCTTCGTGACCGGCGGTGTCGTCTCCTCTCTCGGGAAGGGACTGACCGCCGCGAGCCTCGGCAATCTGCTCACCGCCCGCGGTCTGCGTGTCGTGATGCAGAAGCTCGACCCGTATCTGAACGTGGACCCGGGCACGATGAACCCGTTCCAGCACGGCGAGGTCTTCGTCACCGATGACGGCGCCGAGACCGATCTCGACATCGGCCACTACGAGCGCTTCCTCGACATCGAGCTCAGCCAGGCGGCCAACGTCACGACCGGCCAGATCTACTCCCAGGTCATCGCCAAGGAGCGTCGCGGCGAGTATCTCGGCGACACGGTGCAGGTGATCCCGCACATCACCGACGAGATCAAGCGCCGCATGCGCCTGCAGGCGACCGAGGACCCCCGCCCCGACGTGATCATCACCGAGGTGGGCGGCACGGTCGGCGACATCGAGTCGCAGCCCTTCCTCGAGGCGGCCCGGCAGCTGCGCCACGAGCTCGGGCGCGACAGCGTCTTCTTCGTCCACGTCTCGCTCGTGCCGTTCATGGGCGCCTCGGGCGAGCAGAAGACCAAGCCCACCCAGCACTCCGTCGCCGCCCTCCGCCAGGTCGGCATCCAGCCCGACGCGCTCGTGCTGCGCAGCGACCGGCCCGTCAGCGAGAGCAACCGCAACAAGATCGCGCTCATGTGCGACGTCGACGTCGAAGGTGTCGTGAACACGGTCGACCTGCCCAGCATCTACGACATCCCCTCGACGCTGAACGACCAGGGACTCGACGCCTACATCGCCCGTCGTCTGGGGCTGGCCGAGAAGGCCGACGAGGTCGACTGGACGCGCTGGAACAAGGTGCTCGACGCGGTCCACAACCCCAAGCACGAGGTGACGATCGGTCTCGTCGGCAAGTACATCGATCTGCCCGACGCCTACCTGTCGGTCACCGAGGCGCTGAAGGCCGGCGGGTTCGCGCAGGAGACGAAGGTCAACGTCACCTGGATCCCCTCCGATCTGTGCGAGACCCCCGCGGGCGCCGAGAAGGCGCTCGCCGCCGTCGACGGCATCGTGGTTCCCGGCGGGTTCGGCATCCGCGGCATCGAGGGCAAGCTCGGCGCGCTGAAGTTCGCGCGCGAGCAGGGCATCCCCACCCTGGGGATCTGCCTCGGCCTGCAGTGCATGGTCATCGAGTACGCGCGAAACGAGGCCGGGCTGACCGGCGCCTCCTCGAGCGAGTTCGACCCCGACACGGAGTTCCCCGTCATCGCGACGATGGCCGAGCAGGTCGACATCATCGCCGGCGGCGACCTGGGCGGCACGATGCGGCTCGGTCTTTACGAGGCCGAGCTGGCCGAGGGATCGCTCGCGGCCGAGGTGTACGGCGCGACGAAGGCCTCGGAGCGTCACCGTCACCGCTACGAGGTGAACAACCGCTACCGCGATCAGATCGCCGAGGCGGGCATGGTGTTCTCGGGCCTGTCGCCCGACCGCAACCTCGTCGAGTACGTCGAGCTGCCCCGCGACGTGCACCCGTACTACATCGCCACGCAGGCCCACCCCGAGCTTCGCTCCCGCCCCACCGAGGCGAACCCGCTGTTCCGCGGTCTCATCGCGGCGGCGCTGGACCGGCACCGCTCGAGCGAGCTGTTCGAGGTCGAGGATGCCTGA
- the xerD gene encoding site-specific tyrosine recombinase XerD: MRLDRAVAAYLRHISVERGLSAHTVAAYRRDLDAYTSWLAQRGIDDVTAVTAEVVARFAEDAASADPPPAATSIARLQSSLRGLHRFLAREGLVPDDPTQRLTPPKTPRRLPKALTIDQVERLLDAAGPAPGDTAETDLGGLRDRALLELLYATGARVSEIVQLDVDDLARGDVLRVRGKGAKERVVPVGSYARASVDAYLARARPELSRRGRATPRLFLGLRGAPLSRQSAWLVIQQAAERAGLTAHVSPHTLRHSFATHLLQGGADVRVVQELLGHASVATTQIYTHVTVDALREIYATSHPRAR; this comes from the coding sequence GTGCGACTCGACCGAGCCGTCGCGGCGTACCTGCGCCACATCTCGGTCGAGCGGGGCCTGTCGGCGCACACCGTGGCCGCGTACCGGCGTGATCTCGACGCCTACACGTCGTGGCTGGCGCAGCGCGGAATCGACGATGTCACCGCGGTGACCGCGGAGGTCGTCGCGCGTTTCGCCGAGGATGCCGCGTCGGCCGATCCACCGCCGGCGGCGACGTCGATCGCGCGGCTGCAGTCGTCGTTGCGCGGGCTGCACCGCTTCCTCGCACGTGAGGGGCTCGTCCCGGACGATCCGACGCAGCGCCTGACACCTCCGAAGACGCCGCGCCGGCTGCCGAAGGCGCTGACGATCGACCAGGTGGAGCGCCTCCTGGATGCCGCGGGCCCGGCCCCCGGCGACACGGCCGAGACCGACCTGGGCGGCCTCCGCGACCGAGCGCTGCTCGAACTGCTGTACGCGACGGGGGCCCGCGTCTCGGAGATCGTGCAGCTCGATGTCGACGACCTGGCCCGCGGCGATGTGCTGCGGGTGCGCGGAAAGGGTGCGAAGGAGCGCGTCGTGCCGGTGGGGTCGTACGCGCGGGCCTCGGTCGACGCGTACCTCGCCCGTGCCCGCCCGGAGCTCTCGCGGCGGGGGAGGGCGACGCCGCGGCTCTTCCTCGGGCTGCGCGGGGCGCCGCTGTCGAGACAGAGCGCATGGCTGGTCATCCAACAGGCGGCCGAGCGCGCGGGCCTGACCGCACACGTATCGCCCCACACGCTGCGGCACTCCTTCGCCACCCATCTGCTGCAGGGCGGCGCGGACGTCCGCGTCGTGCAGGAGCTCCTCGGCCACGCCTCGGTCGCGACGACGCAGATCTACACCCACGTCACGGTCGACGCGCTGCGCGAGATCTACGCCACCTCGCATCCCCGCGCCCGCTGA